From a region of the Petrotoga sibirica DSM 13575 genome:
- the rsxA gene encoding electron transport complex subunit RsxA, producing MNLILLFISAALVNNIILTRFLGICPFLGVSRSKSSAVGMSIAVIFVMTLAGVITWFLNQILIILGVEFLKTIVFILVIAVLVQFVEFFIKKSSPALYEALGIYLPLITTNCAILGIALLNIQNNYTFVESLINSFASGLGFSLALIIFSSIREKVQLNNVPKPFQGTALALITAGLLSMAFMGFSGLVRL from the coding sequence ATGAATCTAATCCTTTTGTTTATTTCAGCCGCTTTAGTTAACAACATTATTTTAACTAGATTTTTAGGTATTTGCCCTTTTTTAGGAGTTTCTAGAAGCAAAAGCTCCGCTGTTGGAATGTCTATCGCAGTTATTTTTGTCATGACGTTAGCGGGAGTAATAACTTGGTTTTTAAATCAGATACTAATAATACTTGGAGTAGAATTTTTAAAAACAATCGTGTTTATTCTTGTAATCGCCGTCCTTGTTCAATTTGTTGAGTTTTTTATTAAAAAATCGAGTCCAGCCCTCTACGAAGCCTTGGGAATATACTTGCCACTTATAACAACTAACTGTGCAATTTTGGGAATCGCATTGTTAAACATACAAAATAATTACACCTTCGTCGAAAGCTTGATAAACTCTTTTGCCTCTGGATTGGGGTTTTCTCTGGCATTAATAATATTTTCTTCAATAAGAGAAAAAGTGCAACTAAATAACGTCCCAAAACCTTTCCAAGGTACCGCTTTAGCGCTAATAACAGCTGGACTTCTGTCCATGGCTTTTATGGGATTTTCAGGTTTAGTAAGATTATGA
- a CDS encoding RnfABCDGE type electron transport complex subunit G, producing the protein MREYIKTGLILTAFMVASGFLVSVVYNFVNPMIVQSEFNNTLSAIEEVLKDANTGEYLVSSIPTNEEQLQNYIWQESQNGVLYVSQKNAKVYSPVYKFAENNNEIYVMTVSGVGYGGDVVSVISFIKKDDAQLALNKIEVINYSQETPGLGARISEESVKKRFSSIPESGLNIGVKVDKDAGVTVSANSIDAYKKQGVVKTSDVMTGATITPRAVADSINASLEFLKEEGVM; encoded by the coding sequence ATGCGTGAATATATAAAAACAGGCTTAATTTTAACCGCTTTTATGGTTGCTTCCGGCTTTTTAGTATCTGTTGTGTACAATTTTGTCAATCCGATGATAGTACAATCTGAATTCAATAATACATTATCAGCAATAGAAGAAGTGTTAAAAGATGCTAATACGGGCGAATATCTAGTTTCTAGTATTCCTACCAACGAAGAACAGTTACAAAATTATATATGGCAAGAATCTCAAAATGGAGTTTTATACGTAAGTCAAAAAAACGCAAAAGTCTATTCCCCCGTTTATAAGTTTGCTGAAAATAACAATGAAATTTACGTCATGACAGTTTCAGGGGTAGGCTACGGAGGAGATGTAGTCAGCGTTATTTCGTTCATCAAAAAAGATGATGCTCAACTTGCTTTGAATAAAATAGAAGTAATAAATTATTCCCAAGAAACTCCGGGACTAGGAGCCAGAATTTCTGAAGAATCTGTAAAAAAAAGATTTAGTTCGATTCCAGAATCAGGTTTAAATATAGGTGTTAAAGTAGATAAAGACGCCGGCGTGACTGTCTCGGCTAATTCGATAGATGCTTACAAAAAACAAGGTGTAGTAAAAACTAGTGATGTAATGACAGGTGCAACAATTACTCCTAGAGCGGTCGCAGATTCTATTAATGCATCTCTAGAATTTTTAAAAGAGGAAGGGGTGATGTGA
- the rsxE gene encoding electron transport complex subunit RsxE — MADLKNFTNGLIKNNPVFVQVLGMCPTLATTTSAQNGLGMGIATLSVLTMSNIVISLIKKIVPKKIRIPIYIVVIASFVTMIDLLMHGLTYELWQTLGIFIPLIVVNCIIMGRAESFASKNGVLDSIFDALGIGLGFTGALVLLGSVRELLGNGTIFGFPIWGEAVNLYLFILPPGAFITLGLLLGMFNSIGISRESKKKKAGAKK; from the coding sequence ATGGCTGATTTAAAAAATTTTACTAACGGTTTAATAAAAAACAATCCCGTCTTTGTTCAGGTGTTAGGGATGTGCCCTACTTTAGCTACAACCACAAGCGCACAGAATGGTTTAGGTATGGGAATAGCCACCTTATCGGTCTTAACAATGTCAAACATCGTCATTTCTTTAATCAAAAAAATAGTTCCCAAAAAGATAAGAATACCTATTTATATTGTGGTCATAGCTTCTTTTGTAACAATGATAGATCTCTTAATGCATGGATTAACATATGAATTATGGCAGACTTTGGGAATATTTATACCTTTGATAGTTGTTAACTGCATCATTATGGGAAGGGCAGAATCCTTCGCATCGAAAAACGGGGTCTTAGATTCCATATTTGATGCCTTGGGAATCGGTTTAGGTTTTACAGGCGCCCTTGTATTATTGGGATCGGTAAGAGAATTATTGGGTAACGGAACAATATTTGGTTTCCCTATTTGGGGAGAAGCAGTTAATTTATACCTTTTCATACTTCCACCTGGTGCATTCATAACTTTAGGACTTTTACTTGGAATGTTCAATTCAATAGGTATAAGTAGAGAGAGCAAAAAGAAGAAGGCAGGTGCTAAAAAATGA
- a CDS encoding RnfABCDGE type electron transport complex subunit D, translated as MKLSTEAAPHFRTTNTTRKIMIDVLISLIPAVIASTWIFGFRALFIMLFSMVFAEMLDFSIVRFLRKQKDHIPDFSASVTGLLLGMNLSLAVNWWQIMLGVIVAIILAKQVFGGLGQNFFNPALVGRAFMLISFPTAMTTWYVPFYYQNPDIITSASPLGIITQEGMNTVLQNYTYWDMFIGRIPGSIGEVSALALIVGFIYLVAKSRIKLMIPVSYIGTVLIFSSIFYMVDPTKFGTPLFHLLAGGLILGALFMATDMVTSPMSIKGQFVFGMGAGILTMIIRFFGSYPEGVSFSILIMNAFVPLIDDWLKPKIYGTTEGEIKHA; from the coding sequence AAGCGGCACCTCATTTTAGAACTACCAATACAACCAGAAAAATTATGATCGATGTTTTGATATCATTGATACCTGCTGTTATTGCTTCAACATGGATCTTTGGTTTTCGAGCTCTTTTCATTATGTTATTTTCTATGGTTTTTGCAGAAATGTTGGATTTTTCCATCGTGCGTTTCTTAAGAAAGCAAAAAGATCATATTCCTGATTTTTCCGCTTCTGTTACAGGATTACTCTTGGGAATGAACCTTTCTTTAGCTGTAAACTGGTGGCAAATTATGTTGGGAGTGATAGTTGCGATAATTTTGGCAAAACAAGTCTTTGGGGGTTTAGGCCAAAACTTTTTTAACCCCGCATTGGTTGGAAGAGCTTTTATGTTGATATCTTTCCCAACCGCTATGACTACATGGTATGTACCTTTTTATTACCAGAACCCAGATATTATTACTTCTGCATCCCCTTTAGGAATAATTACCCAGGAAGGTATGAACACAGTACTCCAAAATTATACTTATTGGGATATGTTCATAGGTAGAATTCCCGGTTCTATCGGAGAAGTTAGTGCTTTAGCTTTAATTGTTGGTTTCATATATCTAGTCGCAAAAAGTAGAATTAAATTAATGATCCCCGTATCCTATATAGGAACGGTCTTAATTTTTAGCTCTATCTTTTATATGGTTGATCCTACTAAATTTGGAACCCCTTTGTTCCATCTTTTAGCAGGAGGCTTGATCTTAGGTGCTTTGTTTATGGCAACGGATATGGTTACTTCTCCAATGTCCATAAAGGGCCAGTTCGTTTTTGGTATGGGAGCCGGAATTTTGACCATGATCATAAGATTCTTTGGCAGTTATCCTGAAGGTGTTTCTTTTTCAATCCTTATCATGAACGCTTTTGTCCCTTTGATAGATGATTGGCTAAAACCAAAAATTTATGGAACAACCGAAGGGGAGATAAAACATGCGTGA